GGTGAGCGCATTCTCGACATCAACCCCAAGGCGCAGGTAGCGCTTCATGAGGTGTTTTACGGAACGGACAACGCCGAACAGTTTGACCTGAGTGAATACGACTACCTGGTAGACGCCATCGATACGATTTCTTCGAAGCTGGTACTGATCGAGCGAGCCAAAGCGGCAGGGGTTCCGATCATCAGCTGCATGGGAGCCGGCAACAAGCTCGACCCCACCCGATTTGAGGTTGCAGACATTTACAAAACCTCTGTCTGCCCGCTTGCCCGCGTCATGCGCAACGAGCTGAGAAAGCGCGGGATTGATTCTCTGAAGGTGGTGTATTCAAAGGAACCGCCCCTGACTCCCATCGACGACGACGCGAACAGCTGCAAGCACCACTGCATCTGCCCGCCAGACACCAAACGTAAATGCACGATCCGCCGGCAGGTACCGGGCAGCATTTCGTTCGTCCCTTCCGTGGCCGGGCTGATTTTAGCGGGAGAGGTTGTAAAGGACTTAACAAGCGCAGAATAAACAACTGCGGCGGGAGTCATTTCCCGCCGCAGTTCAGTTTGATCCCTGCCATTCAAAAATCCCGTTCCGCTTCTGGCGGAACG
Above is a window of Faecalispora anaeroviscerum DNA encoding:
- a CDS encoding tRNA threonylcarbamoyladenosine dehydratase, whose protein sequence is MLNEFSRTQLLLGEQAMQRLHQAKVAIFGIGGVGGFTAEALARSGIGSFAIFDDDRICLTNINRQIIATRKTVGKKKVEVMGERILDINPKAQVALHEVFYGTDNAEQFDLSEYDYLVDAIDTISSKLVLIERAKAAGVPIISCMGAGNKLDPTRFEVADIYKTSVCPLARVMRNELRKRGIDSLKVVYSKEPPLTPIDDDANSCKHHCICPPDTKRKCTIRRQVPGSISFVPSVAGLILAGEVVKDLTSAE